In one Candidatus Saganbacteria bacterium genomic region, the following are encoded:
- a CDS encoding ATP-dependent Clp protease ATP-binding subunit, with amino-acid sequence MYDYFSESAQKVVHLASEEAGRLKHDHLTPEHLLLGIIKEEGFASKILADLGINSVNLFSDIESLIGHGEGGKKEISLSPRSKKVLELAYNAARELGFSFVGSEHILLGIIREGESIAAQALHKRKINFDKVVTKIIENIEKEQKEEPPQREIEPFAQEFESPEEPEEGEGGPGMFGFPGFGGGMPGTMMQPPPRKAALASFGRDLTEDAKNGKLDPVIGREKEIERIIRILSRRTKNNPALLGDPGVGKTAIVEGLAERIIKGDVPDVLKDKKVFSLDLGGMVAGTKYRGEFESRVKKVLDEILAKKRQIILFIDELHTLVGAGAAEGAIDAANMLKPALARGELQVIGATTVDEYRKNIEKDAALERRFQPVMITEPSQELTIEILKGIRSKYEEHHGVRIPDQAIISAVSLSDRYISDRFLPDKAIDVMDEAAAKVRLRLIAKSPELKEIQKKLYALKNKQHDSVGKQKFEEAATDRDEIKNLEKKQKELEVDWNAERVKLPAIVTDDDIAEVVSDWTGIPVVKLTQAETEKLIHMEETLHKRIIGQEDAVVSIAQAIRRGRAGLKQPERPVGSFIFAGPTGVGKTEVARRLAEFMFGTMDAMIRIDMSEYMEKHTVSRLIGAPPGYVGYEEGGTLTEAVRRKPYSVVLFDEIEKAHPDVFNVLLQVLDDGRLTDSKGKTIDFKNTVIIMTTNIGQRMIIERGAIGFLPQEDREQDYEKMRDMVLDEMKKEFRPEFLNRVDETIVFHPLSDEELKKIASLIIADVEKQMEGQGMQLEINDEVKAQIVKEGYEPKFGARPLRRAVQKLIENPLSNQIIEGKFKIGDKIGAKVSDGKIVFERIGTADIKPKAKKSETKGDFPEPKVEETKEVSGEERAKKGRKKSK; translated from the coding sequence ATTTACGATTATTTCTCCGAATCCGCCCAAAAAGTCGTCCATTTGGCATCGGAGGAAGCTGGCAGGTTAAAACATGACCACCTTACTCCCGAACATTTGCTTTTAGGAATCATAAAAGAAGAGGGATTTGCTTCAAAGATATTGGCTGATCTCGGAATCAATAGTGTTAATCTTTTTTCCGACATTGAATCGCTTATCGGCCATGGCGAGGGCGGTAAAAAAGAAATAAGCTTGTCTCCTCGTTCAAAAAAAGTATTGGAGCTTGCTTATAACGCGGCTCGCGAATTGGGATTTAGCTTTGTAGGTTCGGAACATATACTTTTGGGGATAATCCGTGAAGGCGAATCAATTGCGGCGCAAGCATTGCACAAGAGGAAGATCAATTTTGATAAAGTTGTTACAAAGATAATCGAGAATATCGAAAAAGAACAAAAAGAAGAACCGCCGCAAAGAGAGATAGAGCCATTTGCCCAAGAGTTTGAAAGTCCTGAAGAGCCGGAAGAAGGGGAAGGCGGTCCCGGAATGTTCGGATTCCCCGGATTTGGCGGCGGAATGCCGGGCACTATGATGCAGCCTCCACCGCGAAAAGCTGCTCTTGCATCATTTGGGCGCGACCTGACAGAGGACGCAAAAAATGGAAAACTCGATCCGGTTATAGGCCGTGAAAAAGAGATAGAGCGCATTATCAGGATATTATCCCGAAGGACAAAAAATAATCCCGCACTCCTGGGCGATCCGGGCGTAGGTAAGACCGCGATCGTTGAAGGCCTTGCCGAGCGGATCATAAAAGGCGATGTACCTGATGTCCTAAAAGACAAAAAAGTATTTTCCTTGGACCTTGGCGGTATGGTCGCGGGGACCAAGTATAGAGGCGAATTTGAATCAAGGGTTAAAAAAGTCCTTGATGAAATATTGGCAAAAAAGAGGCAGATAATACTTTTCATAGATGAGCTTCATACTTTAGTCGGCGCCGGCGCCGCAGAGGGTGCGATAGATGCCGCCAATATGTTAAAGCCGGCCCTTGCCAGAGGAGAGCTTCAGGTAATTGGGGCAACAACAGTTGACGAATACCGTAAAAATATCGAAAAAGATGCCGCACTTGAGCGGCGCTTTCAGCCTGTAATGATAACCGAGCCTTCACAAGAATTAACGATCGAAATATTAAAAGGCATCAGGTCTAAATATGAAGAGCATCATGGAGTTAGGATCCCTGATCAAGCAATAATTTCTGCGGTTTCTTTATCCGATCGCTATATTTCCGATAGGTTCCTTCCCGATAAGGCGATCGATGTCATGGATGAGGCGGCAGCAAAAGTTAGGTTGCGATTAATTGCGAAATCTCCAGAATTAAAAGAGATCCAGAAAAAACTCTATGCGCTAAAAAATAAACAGCATGACAGCGTCGGCAAACAAAAATTTGAAGAAGCGGCAACCGACCGAGATGAAATAAAAAATCTGGAGAAGAAACAAAAAGAGCTCGAAGTTGATTGGAATGCGGAGAGAGTAAAACTTCCCGCGATAGTTACAGATGATGATATCGCAGAAGTCGTATCCGATTGGACAGGGATCCCTGTCGTTAAATTAACTCAAGCCGAAACGGAAAAGCTTATTCACATGGAAGAAACTCTCCATAAGAGAATTATCGGCCAAGAGGATGCTGTTGTATCGATCGCTCAAGCGATCAGGCGTGGAAGAGCGGGGCTCAAGCAGCCGGAGCGGCCCGTCGGATCGTTTATTTTTGCCGGACCAACGGGGGTAGGAAAAACAGAGGTCGCAAGGCGTCTTGCAGAATTTATGTTCGGCACAATGGACGCGATGATCCGCATCGATATGTCGGAATACATGGAAAAACATACGGTCTCCAGATTGATCGGAGCGCCTCCCGGATATGTCGGATACGAAGAGGGTGGGACATTGACCGAAGCTGTTAGGCGCAAACCGTACTCTGTTGTTCTTTTTGACGAGATCGAAAAAGCCCATCCGGATGTTTTCAATGTCCTATTGCAAGTACTCGATGACGGCAGATTGACCGATTCAAAAGGCAAAACTATCGATTTTAAAAATACCGTTATCATTATGACAACAAATATCGGGCAGAGAATGATAATTGAACGCGGTGCGATCGGCTTCCTGCCTCAAGAAGACCGCGAGCAGGATTACGAAAAGATGAGGGATATGGTGCTCGATGAGATGAAGAAAGAATTCCGTCCGGAGTTCTTGAACCGTGTCGATGAAACTATAGTTTTCCATCCGTTGTCGGACGAGGAATTAAAGAAGATCGCTTCGTTAATTATTGCCGATGTCGAAAAGCAGATGGAAGGACAGGGCATGCAGCTTGAAATAAATGACGAGGTAAAAGCGCAGATCGTGAAAGAAGGGTACGAACCGAAATTCGGAGCTAGGCCGCTGCGGCGTGCGGTCCAAAAGCTTATTGAGAATCCTTTGAGCAATCAAATTATCGAAGGTAAATTCAAGATCGGAGATAAGATAGGCGCAAAAGTATCCGACGGCAAGATCGTATTCGAAAGAATAGGAACTGCCGACATCAAGCCTAAGGCGAAGAAATCTGAAACGAAAGGCGATTTTCCCGAACCAAAAGTTGAAGAAACCAAAGAAGTTTCCGGCGAAGAGCGCGCAAAAAAGGGCCGAAAAAAGAGCAAATGA
- a CDS encoding glycosyltransferase family 4 protein, producing MSKILLLVDFPLSNNMSGPILRYYELSKALSKFHDVTLSGEYVEKDFTPPSAVKVLKIAAFKYINFILKASIPNPEFIEALNQYDFIITHGRILRAIGLSKIKTPLIIDLYGPWFIEDIASGKKIDHKQSMRGIKDLLLAGEYFICANEKQKDMYIGMMLMAGIADANLDDKVGIVPIGIPKDAPNQTKKAIKGIIPGISESDKVVLWWGGIWEWLDPLTPIKALKIISKTRSDIKLVFKGPSRSALKAIQLAKELGLFNKQIFFINELTPYSERANWLLESDIGIVSHQNNIETRYAWRTRALDYIWAGLPIITTDGDPISQLVKDNHLGKVVPANALQAYASAILSLLDNSEDYNKIKQNIKDFGPDLYWGNIIDSINKFCKKEYTS from the coding sequence ATGAGTAAAATATTATTATTAGTGGACTTCCCTTTGAGCAATAACATGTCGGGGCCGATCCTTCGATATTATGAACTTTCAAAAGCATTATCAAAATTCCACGATGTGACGTTGTCGGGAGAATATGTTGAAAAAGATTTCACGCCTCCTTCCGCTGTCAAAGTTTTAAAGATTGCAGCTTTCAAGTATATTAATTTTATTCTGAAAGCATCCATTCCCAATCCTGAGTTTATTGAAGCGCTAAATCAATATGACTTTATCATCACCCACGGCAGGATTTTGCGCGCAATAGGTTTATCTAAGATCAAAACACCTCTAATTATCGATCTTTATGGCCCATGGTTTATCGAAGATATTGCCTCAGGAAAAAAGATCGACCACAAACAAAGTATGAGAGGGATAAAAGACCTTCTCCTCGCAGGAGAGTACTTTATTTGCGCCAACGAAAAACAAAAAGACATGTATATCGGCATGATGCTTATGGCAGGAATTGCCGACGCGAACTTGGACGATAAAGTTGGCATCGTTCCCATTGGTATTCCCAAAGATGCTCCCAATCAAACAAAAAAAGCAATAAAAGGCATTATTCCCGGAATAAGTGAAAGCGACAAAGTTGTTCTCTGGTGGGGCGGAATATGGGAATGGCTGGATCCTTTAACTCCGATCAAAGCTTTAAAGATCATTTCGAAAACTAGATCCGATATCAAATTAGTGTTTAAAGGCCCTTCAAGATCAGCACTAAAAGCCATCCAATTGGCAAAAGAGCTTGGATTGTTCAATAAACAAATATTTTTTATTAACGAATTGACGCCATATTCCGAAAGAGCAAATTGGCTGCTGGAGTCTGATATAGGCATCGTATCGCATCAAAATAATATTGAAACAAGATATGCATGGAGAACGAGAGCGCTTGATTATATTTGGGCTGGACTTCCAATTATAACAACCGATGGGGACCCGATAAGCCAATTGGTAAAAGACAATCATTTGGGAAAAGTTGTTCCCGCAAATGCTCTGCAAGCATATGCTTCCGCAATATTGTCATTGCTTGATAATTCGGAAGATTATAACAAAATAAAACAAAACATCAAAGATTTTGGCCCAGACTTATATTGGGGCAATATCATTGACTCTATTAATAAATTTTGCAAGAAAGAGTATACTAGCTAA
- a CDS encoding glycosyltransferase family 2 protein: MTEIKLSVVIGTYNQKDNLKKVLESLFKQTLSPYFYEIIVVDSMSSDGTDIMIEEINSSRASRVSHPALLYIRQENTGRPGARNRGINEAKGKIIFLTDADMLADANLLQEHLKVHGKKPNSAFEGITINPDNKPYIKEKIKPMQKLKFSYFLTGNLSIPRSIIKNAGVFDADFAGYGWEDIELGYRLSKLGVPLYYLPTAVNHHMHPVSQGEMFQRKYHMGKSAAVFYKKHPNTEIKLFLGMNPLAQGIYRLIKRHPTLQKFIEEKAEKSNFYGYIWEEFQYRKGLEDNK; the protein is encoded by the coding sequence ATGACTGAAATAAAGTTAAGCGTTGTTATTGGTACCTACAACCAAAAAGACAATCTAAAAAAAGTTCTCGAGTCGCTTTTCAAACAAACCCTCTCCCCTTACTTCTATGAAATAATAGTTGTCGACAGCATGTCCTCCGACGGCACAGATATAATGATAGAAGAAATCAACTCTTCACGCGCATCTCGCGTCTCGCATCCCGCGTTACTTTACATTAGACAAGAAAACACTGGCCGTCCAGGCGCTAGGAATCGAGGTATTAACGAAGCAAAGGGCAAAATAATATTTCTAACCGACGCGGACATGCTCGCCGATGCGAATTTGCTGCAAGAACATTTGAAAGTCCATGGGAAGAAACCCAATTCTGCCTTTGAAGGCATAACAATAAATCCGGATAACAAGCCATATATCAAAGAGAAGATCAAACCTATGCAGAAACTAAAGTTTTCATACTTTTTAACGGGTAATTTATCAATCCCTCGATCAATAATAAAAAATGCGGGTGTGTTTGATGCCGATTTCGCGGGATACGGATGGGAAGATATTGAGCTTGGGTATCGTTTAAGCAAACTGGGTGTTCCATTGTATTATTTGCCGACAGCGGTCAATCACCATATGCACCCTGTCTCACAAGGAGAAATGTTCCAGAGAAAATACCACATGGGCAAGTCAGCAGCGGTCTTTTACAAAAAGCATCCAAATACGGAAATTAAGTTATTTTTAGGGATGAACCCGCTGGCGCAGGGAATATACAGATTAATAAAGAGACACCCAACGCTTCAGAAATTTATAGAAGAAAAAGCCGAGAAATCAAACTTTTATGGATATATTTGGGAAGAGTTTCAGTATAGAAAGGGATTGGAAGACAATAAATAG
- a CDS encoding leucine--tRNA ligase — MSSYNPLDIEPRIQELWEKNQSYTVLDSSDKPKYYDLVMFPYPSGNLHMGHVRNYAIGDVIARYKTMKGFNVLHPIGWDAFGMPAENAAIKNNTHPEPWTDQCIARMKKQLKRLGLSYDWSREVNTSKPEYYKWTQWMFLLMYERGLAYRKEAVVNWCPKCETVLANEQVKEGACWRCDSIVEEKQLKQWFFKITEYADKLLTDIDKLKGWPEPVKIMQTNWIGKSEGLEISFAITPSPSPNGRGGAASGSERWVRVYTTRPDTIFGVTYMVLAPEHPMVSDLSNGTPFEKAVKEYQEKVKHESVHDRTIKAEKDGVFTGAYAINPANNEQIPIWISDYVLMGYGTGAVMAVPAHDQRDFDFAKKNKLPMKIVICPNYPNPICPVLTEAFEGEGHMVDSKQFDGQKSSETLDKIGDWLVEKWIASWKTNYKLRDWLISRQRYWGAPIPVVYCDKCASTGSAQAGIVPVPIKDLPVKLPIDVKFTGEGGSPLKNSKSFIETTCPRCGTRDARRETDTLDTFNCSSWYYFRYCDPKNSSEPFSRELSAKWMPVDQYIGGIEHAILHLLYSRFFTKVLYDAGYSSTNEPFTNLLTQGMVVKDGAKMSKSKGNVVDPDYIIEKYGADTARLFILFASPAERELEWSDAGVEGSFRFLSRVWRLITELTPSVPRQNSGHLPLGKGENERGAKKTHQTIKAITEDIERFSFNTAIAKLMELTNSFYENSATVTKWELEQLILMLFPFAPHISEELWKIMGHSDIATKQQWPKYDPELIIDSEITIPVQVNGKLRDTITLTIEASESDVKALAQKSEKAQIFLKDKTIIKVIYVQKKLINFVVK; from the coding sequence ATGAGCTCATATAACCCGTTAGATATCGAACCACGTATCCAGGAATTGTGGGAGAAAAATCAATCATACACAGTTTTGGACTCTTCCGATAAGCCAAAGTACTACGATCTAGTCATGTTCCCTTACCCGTCCGGCAATCTCCATATGGGCCATGTCAGGAATTATGCGATAGGCGATGTGATCGCGCGCTATAAAACAATGAAAGGCTTTAATGTCCTTCATCCGATCGGATGGGACGCGTTTGGAATGCCCGCCGAAAATGCCGCCATCAAAAATAATACTCATCCCGAACCATGGACCGACCAGTGTATCGCGCGCATGAAAAAGCAATTGAAACGACTGGGCCTATCATATGATTGGAGCCGCGAAGTCAACACAAGCAAACCGGAATATTATAAATGGACTCAATGGATGTTCCTTTTGATGTATGAGAGGGGCTTGGCGTACAGGAAAGAGGCCGTGGTCAACTGGTGCCCAAAATGTGAAACTGTTTTGGCCAATGAACAAGTAAAAGAAGGAGCTTGCTGGAGATGCGATTCTATAGTTGAAGAAAAACAGCTAAAGCAATGGTTCTTTAAAATTACCGAATATGCAGACAAACTTTTAACCGATATCGATAAATTAAAGGGGTGGCCCGAGCCTGTTAAGATCATGCAAACTAATTGGATCGGGAAATCGGAAGGCTTAGAGATATCTTTTGCCATCACCCCCAGCCCCTCTCCCAATGGGAGAGGGGGGGCCGCGAGCGGAAGCGAGCGGTGGGTGAGGGTTTATACAACAAGACCAGATACGATATTTGGCGTTACTTATATGGTTCTAGCGCCGGAACACCCTATGGTTTCGGACTTATCCAATGGAACCCCATTTGAAAAAGCTGTAAAAGAATATCAAGAAAAAGTTAAACATGAATCTGTCCATGATAGGACCATAAAAGCTGAAAAAGACGGGGTCTTCACTGGAGCTTACGCTATTAATCCCGCGAATAACGAACAGATCCCGATCTGGATATCAGATTATGTTTTGATGGGGTATGGAACCGGAGCCGTTATGGCTGTCCCAGCTCATGACCAAAGGGATTTCGATTTTGCGAAAAAGAATAAACTGCCAATGAAAATCGTGATTTGCCCAAATTATCCCAACCCTATCTGCCCCGTTCTAACCGAAGCTTTTGAAGGGGAAGGGCACATGGTTGACTCAAAACAATTTGATGGGCAGAAAAGCTCGGAAACTCTTGATAAAATTGGGGACTGGTTGGTTGAGAAATGGATCGCTTCTTGGAAAACAAATTATAAGCTTCGTGATTGGCTTATTTCCCGCCAGAGATATTGGGGCGCCCCAATTCCTGTAGTTTACTGCGATAAATGTGCTTCGACAGGCTCAGCACAAGCTGGGATAGTTCCTGTTCCTATTAAAGATCTGCCGGTCAAGCTTCCAATAGACGTAAAGTTTACAGGAGAGGGCGGGTCGCCTTTAAAGAATTCGAAATCGTTCATTGAGACTACGTGTCCGAGATGCGGGACGCGGGATGCGAGACGCGAGACTGATACATTGGATACCTTCAATTGTTCATCCTGGTATTATTTCAGATATTGCGATCCCAAAAATAGCAGTGAGCCATTTAGCCGCGAGCTGTCAGCTAAATGGATGCCGGTTGACCAGTATATTGGCGGTATTGAACATGCCATACTCCATCTCTTATATTCGAGATTTTTTACAAAAGTCCTTTATGACGCGGGCTATTCGAGTACAAATGAGCCATTTACAAATCTTTTGACCCAAGGAATGGTCGTAAAAGACGGCGCCAAGATGAGCAAATCAAAGGGCAATGTTGTAGATCCGGATTATATTATAGAAAAATATGGTGCGGATACCGCGCGTTTATTTATTTTATTCGCATCACCGGCTGAACGCGAGCTGGAGTGGTCTGACGCCGGGGTAGAGGGGAGCTTTAGATTTCTGTCGAGAGTTTGGAGGCTCATAACTGAATTGACCCCATCTGTCCCTCGACAGAACTCGGGACATCTCCCCCTTGGTAAGGGGGAGAATGAGAGGGGGGCAAAAAAGACCCATCAAACGATCAAAGCTATCACTGAAGATATCGAGCGATTTTCTTTCAATACTGCAATTGCAAAACTTATGGAGCTCACGAATTCTTTTTACGAAAACTCTGCAACAGTTACAAAATGGGAACTGGAACAACTTATTTTGATGTTGTTCCCTTTTGCGCCGCATATTTCAGAAGAGTTGTGGAAGATAATGGGACATAGCGACATAGCAACAAAGCAACAGTGGCCTAAATATGACCCAGAGTTAATTATAGATTCGGAGATCACGATCCCAGTCCAAGTTAACGGTAAACTACGAGATACAATTACTTTGACAATTGAAGCATCCGAATCAGATGTTAAAGCGTTGGCCCAAAAGAGCGAAAAAGCGCAGATATTCCTTAAAGATAAGACTATTATAAAAGTGATCTATGTGCAAAAAAAATTAATTAATTTTGTTGTCAAGTAA
- a CDS encoding putative toxin-antitoxin system toxin component, PIN family: MKRILLDTNIYISAILFGGKLKEIIELARNEKIELLISEYILWEIRKILKYKFKIPDSRLNIIERDILALSKIVEVSSVVDLVTEHPADNLIVACAIDGKADVLITGDKHILILKKQGNIHILTAYQFLTKIE, from the coding sequence ATGAAGCGAATTTTGCTTGATACCAATATTTATATTTCCGCAATTCTTTTTGGTGGCAAACTCAAAGAAATAATAGAACTGGCTAGAAACGAAAAGATCGAACTTTTAATATCAGAATACATTCTTTGGGAAATTAGGAAGATTCTAAAATATAAATTCAAAATTCCCGACTCCAGATTAAATATTATCGAACGGGATATCCTGGCTTTATCCAAAATTGTTGAAGTTTCTTCTGTTGTAGACCTCGTTACGGAACATCCGGCTGACAATCTAATTGTTGCTTGTGCGATTGATGGCAAAGCAGATGTCCTAATTACCGGCGACAAACACATCCTAATCCTGAAGAAACAAGGAAATATCCACATCCTAACAGCTTATCAGTTTCTAACAAAAATCGAATAG
- a CDS encoding glycosyltransferase family 2 protein translates to MKLSVIIPVYNEKNTIKTLIDRVVAVNLEKEIIIVDDYSTDGTRDIYPQIQGEDIRIILQEKNQGKGSAVSRGIAEATGDYIIIQDADLEYDPQEYLKIMLPIIEGRAKVVYGSRFLGKHSFSTLSHFLGNKFLTTLTNILYGSTITDMETCYKLMPADVAKKLDIKSKKFDMEPEITAKILKRNYKILEVPISYQGRAFSEGKKISWKDAFSAILTLIWYKFND, encoded by the coding sequence ATGAAATTATCCGTCATAATTCCGGTTTACAACGAAAAGAATACCATAAAAACGCTCATCGACCGCGTAGTAGCTGTAAATCTTGAGAAAGAAATAATAATTGTCGATGATTATTCAACAGACGGAACACGCGACATTTATCCTCAGATTCAAGGAGAGGATATTAGGATCATCCTTCAAGAAAAAAACCAGGGCAAAGGGTCTGCCGTAAGCCGAGGGATAGCAGAAGCCACCGGAGACTATATAATAATCCAAGACGCTGACCTCGAATACGATCCTCAAGAATACTTAAAAATAATGCTTCCGATAATTGAAGGCCGCGCAAAAGTAGTTTATGGGTCTCGCTTCTTAGGCAAACACTCGTTTTCGACGCTATCGCACTTCTTGGGAAATAAATTTTTGACAACACTTACAAACATTCTATATGGAAGCACAATAACCGATATGGAAACTTGCTATAAGCTGATGCCGGCTGATGTTGCCAAGAAACTTGATATCAAATCAAAGAAATTCGACATGGAACCGGAAATTACCGCAAAAATATTAAAAAGAAATTACAAAATACTTGAAGTGCCGATTTCATATCAAGGAAGGGCTTTTTCTGAAGGGAAAAAGATCTCGTGGAAAGATGCCTTCTCCGCAATTTTGACCCTTATTTGGTATAAGTTTAATGACTGA
- a CDS encoding glycosyltransferase family 9 protein, with amino-acid sequence MKLIKAYPKKILLIRPEMMGDTILLTPIASAIKSKFPKTKVYILLQHPMEEIIKNNSDFDGFMLKQDFIPMLNEVKKEAFDLAINFEDNPRPEYALLMLLAGIPHRIGDKNRLLYGWIYNYGVYINSGNDTKHHIELYSRLLGSLGITECDFPLRIDLDKSADSKISSLLPPKDIDEKFIGIHIGTGGGNRALLPETYAKISDLLQEKLSCKVFLFGGEREKEMLTTIKNYTKDPHIDLVANLSIQELFSAISKMDVFIGVDSGPMHAAAALKVPVAAIYTANDVKPIRWSPWMDRNIIIRSKNDCKLKCSHRECTKNYCLEVIKPEELVAAAKELLK; translated from the coding sequence ATGAAGCTTATAAAAGCCTATCCTAAAAAAATACTTCTTATTCGCCCTGAAATGATGGGCGATACGATCCTTTTAACCCCTATCGCTTCCGCCATAAAATCAAAATTCCCAAAGACGAAGGTCTATATCCTTTTACAGCATCCAATGGAGGAAATAATCAAGAATAACAGCGATTTTGACGGGTTCATGTTAAAGCAAGATTTTATTCCTATGCTTAACGAAGTCAAGAAAGAGGCATTTGATCTTGCAATAAATTTCGAGGACAATCCAAGGCCGGAATACGCATTATTGATGCTTCTCGCCGGGATCCCTCATAGGATAGGCGACAAAAACAGGCTTCTGTACGGATGGATATATAATTATGGCGTATATATTAATTCCGGGAATGATACGAAACACCATATCGAACTTTATTCAAGATTATTAGGTTCGCTTGGGATAACAGAATGCGATTTCCCGCTTAGGATCGATCTCGACAAATCGGCTGACAGCAAAATATCAAGCTTATTGCCGCCAAAAGACATAGATGAAAAGTTTATAGGCATTCACATAGGTACTGGCGGCGGCAATCGAGCCTTGCTTCCCGAAACTTATGCCAAGATATCCGACCTATTACAAGAAAAATTATCCTGCAAAGTATTCTTATTCGGCGGAGAAAGAGAAAAGGAGATGCTAACAACAATTAAGAATTACACAAAGGATCCCCATATTGATCTTGTGGCAAACCTGTCGATCCAAGAATTATTCTCTGCAATAAGCAAGATGGACGTTTTTATTGGTGTTGATTCGGGGCCAATGCACGCGGCGGCGGCTCTAAAAGTTCCTGTTGCCGCTATTTATACCGCAAACGACGTGAAGCCGATAAGATGGTCCCCTTGGATGGATCGGAATATAATTATAAGAAGCAAAAACGATTGTAAGCTGAAATGTTCGCACAGGGAATGCACAAAAAACTATTGCCTAGAGGTAATTAAACCAGAAGAACTTGTTGCCGCAGCGAAAGAATTATTAAAATGA
- a CDS encoding glycosyltransferase family 9 protein: MKNILIIRPDMIGDCLLITPAIDLLKKKYPEAKITVLCRPYTKEIFLGNKNVDEVIEDWFALNKIGSINNFRRYIDLIRSKNFDCSIHFYNELPYALLARFAGIKQRVGDISKPLLAPFYNLRGDCKWGDLTLHEIEHNILLLKPLGIELPQTPPPMSLTPKKEIVDKFISEYNIGPSDFVLGIHVGTGRGNKAWLPERYAKVIDHLYEKYNNIKMILTGSKNEAQAVRQILRICKNKPIDLVERTTLSELIAIISRYNIYLGVDTGPLHIAAALDVPTVALFPTKFVKPTEWGPWQTPHIIIRKAVNCSQKCRPLNCPFDDCLKEISAEEVLDAISNLIESKGNNTLAESRADWFKKSVNIFTNKEEILRELTLNGYHVVDIGLATSIPKLYNQLIKEDINIIHFVGLNMPYTINIAKILATPSLSIPPLLINERTRYDYSTNSLIELYKRRFQ; encoded by the coding sequence ATGAAAAACATCCTGATAATCCGCCCCGATATGATCGGCGACTGCCTTCTTATTACGCCTGCCATTGATCTTCTAAAAAAGAAATATCCTGAAGCCAAGATAACCGTTCTTTGCAGGCCATATACAAAAGAAATATTCCTCGGCAACAAGAATGTCGACGAAGTGATCGAAGATTGGTTCGCCTTGAACAAAATAGGATCGATAAATAATTTCAGGAGATATATTGATCTTATAAGATCAAAAAACTTCGATTGTTCCATACATTTTTACAACGAACTGCCCTACGCCCTGCTTGCGAGATTCGCAGGCATTAAGCAACGAGTTGGAGACATTTCAAAGCCGCTCCTTGCGCCATTTTACAATTTGAGAGGCGATTGCAAATGGGGCGATTTGACGCTTCACGAGATTGAACATAATATTTTATTGTTAAAACCATTGGGAATTGAGCTTCCCCAAACCCCTCCCCCGATGTCTTTAACGCCTAAGAAAGAGATTGTCGATAAATTCATAAGCGAATACAATATCGGTCCAAGTGATTTTGTTTTGGGCATTCATGTGGGCACCGGACGCGGGAACAAAGCTTGGCTTCCCGAAAGATACGCGAAAGTCATCGATCATCTGTACGAAAAATACAACAACATCAAGATGATTTTGACCGGTTCAAAGAATGAAGCTCAAGCGGTAAGGCAGATACTCCGCATCTGTAAAAATAAACCTATCGATCTAGTTGAAAGGACGACCCTTTCGGAATTGATCGCAATAATCTCGCGCTACAATATATATCTTGGAGTTGATACAGGGCCATTGCATATTGCGGCAGCGCTCGATGTTCCGACGGTTGCACTTTTCCCAACAAAATTTGTAAAGCCGACGGAATGGGGCCCATGGCAAACGCCTCATATAATTATTAGAAAAGCTGTTAATTGTTCTCAAAAATGCCGCCCCTTAAATTGCCCATTCGATGACTGTTTAAAAGAAATATCGGCGGAAGAAGTATTGGACGCCATTTCAAATCTTATCGAAAGCAAAGGAAACAATACGCTTGCCGAATCAAGAGCCGATTGGTTCAAGAAATCTGTCAATATCTTTACAAATAAAGAAGAGATCCTCCGAGAGCTGACACTAAATGGATATCACGTGGTCGATATTGGCCTCGCGACATCGATACCCAAGCTTTATAACCAGCTGATTAAAGAAGATATCAACATTATCCATTTTGTTGGGCTTAATATGCCATACACTATTAATATCGCAAAGATATTGGCAACACCATCGCTTTCAATTCCCCCATTACTCATAAACGAAAGAACAAGATACGACTATTCAACGAACTCGCTTATAGAATTATATAAAAGGAGATTCCAATGA